The genomic stretch AGAACGTTTCCGAGGCTCATCTGGTAGGTAAAGGTATTCGGATACCGCGCCGCAAGGCCCCGTTTAACCACGGGCACGCCAAATATAGCCCGTTCCGTGCAGATACGGAAGTCACAGAACATGACGGCGCAGTTAAACCCCGACGCAAGGCAATATCCGTCAATAGCCGCGATAAGCGGCTTGGGACAATTTTCCATTGCCCGATAGGCCGGGAAAATACCATAACTTTGGTGAAGCCTTTTTACACGCTGTTTCAGATCGCCGCCGGCAGAAAAATTTCCGCCTGCCCCGCTTAAGATGCCGCAGAGCAGATTCTCGTCAGCCGTATAGTCCTTGACGGCTTCCTCCAGGGCATCCATTACTTCCTGGCTCATTGCATTCATATGATCGGGGCGGTTGAAGGTAAAGTATGCAAGCGGCCCTTTCTTTTCGTAAATTACGTCGTTTTGTTCCATCATCGTTTCTCCTTATCATGAGGGCCAGTACCGTTGGTGCACCCTCGCGTTCTTCAATGAAACTCAATGGCGGGTTTTTTGCCGCCTTTTTCGTC from Syntrophorhabdaceae bacterium encodes the following:
- a CDS encoding enoyl-CoA hydratase/isomerase family protein, translated to MMEQNDVIYEKKGPLAYFTFNRPDHMNAMSQEVMDALEEAVKDYTADENLLCGILSGAGGNFSAGGDLKQRVKRLHQSYGIFPAYRAMENCPKPLIAAIDGYCLASGFNCAVMFCDFRICTERAIFGVPVVKRGLAARYPNTFTYQMSLGNVLYMMLTGKHLNAEEALRMGLVSEVVPHEQLMQRVTELATMVAEGAPKHVQAYKQYFKRFVESPGSFGQSLVDMIFPRLLASRDRTEGIDAFIEKRKPTFEGK